Proteins found in one Populus alba chromosome 14, ASM523922v2, whole genome shotgun sequence genomic segment:
- the LOC118041163 gene encoding uncharacterized protein, with translation MLYRRDLAFRSEWPSEDVQAVFFKCVRWQVEDTMDPINCPYHYYCDSTYPGNHPPYVDVLAFLFTAALYLVTLAIMVVDISRRGRTYLRKSKRYLQPSGPVSLPLILFVLAKGYRINTVFPLSCFGPAILQLLQVSALTFDSSIDKDVRYAFLQASTISGILHASLYLDSIILPYYTGFDALVSSTFSGECPTCVCRKEVLVVGGRLITYRGWSLTTFLVIGVLCSRILCRVTGENKSRIMSIKTLLESLGLILITVDCIYLIRRSPEQSLMRIAAFGGVLVLICLQMIKKMSAQMIQWHSAHVKLDR, from the coding sequence ATGCTGTACCGACGGGACCTGGCATTCCGATCTGAATGGCCTTCAGAAGACGTCCAGGCGGTATTCTTCAAATGTGTCAGATGGCAGGTAGAGGATACAATGGATCCAATCAACTGTCCTTACCATTACTACTGCGACAGCACTTACCCTGGGAATCATCCGCCCTATGTGGATGTTCTAGCTTTTCTCTTTACAGCGGCTTTGTACCTGGTAACACTAGCCATTATGGTAGTAGATATATCAAGACGTGGTCGAACATATCTCAGAAAATCAAAGAGATACCTGCAACCATCTGGTCCAGTCTCCCTCCCTCTAATCCTCTTCGTACTTGCCAAGGGTTACCGGATCAACACCGTATTCCCTCTGTCCTGCTTTGGACCAGCGATCCTTCAGCTGCTTCAGGTATCTGCCCTCACATTCGATAGCAGCATTGACAAAGATGTCAGGTATGCATTCCTCCAGGCATCAACCATTTCTGGAATTCTACATGCAAGCCTGTACTTGGATTCCATTATCTTACCCTACTATACAGGTTTTGATGCTCTAGTTTCATCTACCTTTTCTGGGGAGTGCCCAACTTGTGTTTGCCGAAAAGAGGTTTTGGTTGTGGGTGGAAGGTTGATCACGTACAGGGGGTGGTCATTAACTACATTTTTGGTTATAGGAGTTCTGTGTTCAAGAATTTTATGCAGGGTGACTGGAGAGAATAAGAGCAGGATCATGTCAATCAAGACCTTGCTGGAAAGTTTAGGTTTAATCTTGATCACCGTGGACTGCATTTATCTAATAAGGAGAAGTCCAGAACAGTCTCTGATGCGAATTGCTGCTTTTGGAGGTGTGCTCGTGTTGATTTGCCTTCAAATGATAAAGAAGATGTCTGCTCAGATGATCCAATGGCATTCTGCACATGTAAAGTTAGACAGGTAG